In the genome of Croceimicrobium hydrocarbonivorans, one region contains:
- the rpoN gene encoding RNA polymerase factor sigma-54, which produces MLKQQLNQKLLQKLSPQQIQLMKLIQLPTLAFEQKIKEELESNPALEEGKEESENDSEDLEFDNQENEREEERIEAEDINVDEYLSDDEIPDYRLQANNYSPDDEESKVPITGGKSFHEFLLEQLGTYPLDEQGRQIAEYLVGNIDDDGYIRRELSAIVDDLAFTQNIFVEEEQLERYLKLIQALEPAGVGARNLRECLIIQLRQEESSYHQRLALEILQDFFDEFTKKHYEKLIQRLELDEEDLRLAILEITRLNPKPGNSTSNSNREVQVVVPDFTLRIVEGELELTLNSRNAPELNVSREYREMLETYRQGQKENKAQKEAALFVKQKLDGAKWFIEAIKQRQQTLMLTMGAIMEYQKEYFETGDELKLRPMILKDIADEIGMDISTVSRVASNKYVSTPYGTFLIKEFFSESMKNDAGEDVSTREIKKILEVSVSEEDKRKPLTDDKLAQLLKDKGYPIARRTVAKYREQLDIPVARLRKQL; this is translated from the coding sequence ATGCTTAAACAACAGCTCAACCAAAAATTACTGCAAAAACTCAGTCCGCAGCAGATTCAGCTCATGAAGCTGATTCAGTTGCCTACCCTGGCTTTTGAGCAAAAAATTAAGGAAGAGTTGGAAAGCAACCCCGCCTTGGAAGAAGGCAAAGAGGAAAGCGAAAACGACAGCGAGGATCTCGAGTTCGACAATCAGGAAAACGAAAGAGAAGAGGAACGCATTGAGGCGGAAGACATCAATGTGGATGAATATCTGAGTGATGATGAAATTCCTGACTATCGTTTACAAGCCAATAATTATTCGCCCGACGATGAAGAAAGCAAGGTGCCCATTACCGGTGGTAAAAGCTTTCACGAATTTCTATTGGAGCAATTAGGCACCTATCCCCTCGATGAGCAAGGACGGCAGATCGCCGAATATTTGGTTGGGAATATTGATGATGATGGCTATATCCGTCGTGAGCTAAGTGCCATTGTTGATGACCTGGCCTTTACCCAAAACATTTTTGTGGAGGAGGAGCAATTGGAGCGCTACCTAAAACTTATTCAGGCCCTGGAGCCTGCCGGAGTGGGAGCGCGCAATTTGCGGGAATGCCTGATCATTCAACTGCGTCAGGAAGAGAGTAGCTACCATCAAAGACTGGCCTTGGAAATTCTGCAGGACTTCTTCGATGAGTTTACCAAAAAGCATTACGAAAAGTTAATTCAACGCCTGGAGTTGGATGAGGAGGATTTGCGACTGGCAATACTTGAAATCACCCGCCTAAATCCAAAGCCCGGCAATAGCACCAGTAATAGCAATCGCGAAGTACAGGTTGTAGTGCCTGATTTTACCCTTCGCATTGTGGAAGGTGAATTGGAATTAACCCTTAATAGTCGCAATGCTCCGGAGCTAAATGTAAGTCGGGAGTACCGCGAAATGCTCGAGACCTATCGTCAGGGCCAAAAAGAAAACAAAGCACAAAAGGAAGCTGCCCTCTTTGTGAAGCAAAAACTGGATGGGGCCAAATGGTTTATCGAAGCCATCAAGCAAAGACAGCAAACCCTGATGCTCACCATGGGGGCCATCATGGAATATCAAAAAGAATATTTCGAGACCGGCGATGAATTAAAGCTTCGCCCCATGATCCTGAAGGACATTGCCGATGAAATTGGAATGGACATTTCTACCGTATCCCGGGTGGCCAGTAATAAATATGTAAGCACTCCTTATGGTACTTTCCTGATCAAAGAATTTTTCAGCGAAAGCATGAAGAATGATGCCGGAGAGGATGTAAGTACTCGTGAAATCAAGAAAATCTTAGAAGTTTCCGTTTCTGAAGAAGATAAGCGTAAACCTCTTACCGACGATAAGCTGGCCCAGCTCCTAAAAGACAAGGGCTATCCCATTGCCCGCCGTACTGTAGCCAAATACCGGGAACAACTGGATATTCCGGTAGCCCGCTTACGCAAGCAACTCTAG